The Streptomyces spororaveus genome includes a region encoding these proteins:
- a CDS encoding peroxiredoxin, whose amino-acid sequence MAIEVGDKAPDFELKDNHGATVRLSDFRGEKAVVLLFYPFAFTGVCTGELCELRDQLPRFQNDDVQLLAVSNDSVPTLRVFGEQEGLEYPLLSDFWPHGETSRAYGVFDEDKGCAVRGTFIIDKDGVVRWTVVNGLPDARDLNEYIKALDAL is encoded by the coding sequence ATGGCGATCGAGGTCGGCGACAAGGCCCCGGACTTCGAGCTCAAGGACAACCACGGCGCCACCGTGCGGCTCTCCGACTTCCGGGGCGAGAAGGCAGTGGTGCTGCTCTTCTACCCGTTCGCCTTCACCGGCGTCTGCACCGGTGAGCTGTGCGAGCTGCGCGACCAGCTCCCGCGCTTCCAGAACGACGACGTGCAGCTCCTCGCCGTCTCCAACGACTCCGTGCCCACCCTGCGGGTCTTCGGGGAGCAGGAGGGTCTGGAGTACCCGCTGCTGTCGGACTTCTGGCCGCACGGGGAGACCTCGCGCGCCTACGGCGTCTTCGACGAGGACAAGGGATGCGCGGTCCGCGGCACCTTCATCATCGACAAGGACGGCGTCGTGCGCTGGACTGTCGTCAACGGACTGCCCGACGCGCGTGACCTGAACGAGTACATCAAGGCACTCGACGCTCTCTGA
- a CDS encoding alpha/beta hydrolase, with product MVFIMLATTGWTAVHRPEEGTPMRVAALGAWAKARIDGRPVPPADAPARTVARFFASLDGAQRARLADGYPLVVGNLDGAPASLRYRANLRGLELARQVEETRSRDVALTPADRSTATRRSHRFASLADPARQIFAFDPTGNGRVAEVFGDLTGAERVSVIVPGVDTDVLTFERTQRRLTSPVGMAESLYAAQRAAQPDSRTAVIAWAGYTAPTGVGVDAATGRMAFDGAVLLKSLTAALPGNASVALFCHSYGSVVCGVAAHELPRRVTDVVVAGSPGMRAENVAGLHTSARVWATRDEGDWIADVPHLEVGGLGHGADPVSPAFGARLLSSARAKSHTGYFAPGTDSMDNFARIGTGAFSSVVCATGNDACRRGISGTEQD from the coding sequence GTGGTCTTCATCATGCTGGCCACCACCGGCTGGACGGCCGTGCACCGGCCCGAGGAGGGCACCCCGATGCGGGTCGCCGCCCTCGGTGCCTGGGCCAAGGCCCGGATCGACGGCCGCCCGGTGCCGCCCGCGGACGCCCCGGCACGGACGGTGGCGCGTTTCTTCGCGAGCCTCGACGGTGCCCAGCGCGCCCGTCTCGCCGACGGCTACCCGCTCGTCGTGGGCAATCTCGACGGGGCCCCCGCCTCCCTCCGCTACCGGGCCAACCTGCGGGGCCTGGAGCTGGCCCGCCAGGTCGAGGAGACGCGCAGCCGCGATGTCGCGCTGACCCCCGCCGACCGGTCCACGGCCACCCGGCGCTCTCACCGCTTCGCCTCCCTCGCCGACCCGGCCCGGCAGATCTTCGCCTTCGACCCGACCGGCAACGGCCGCGTGGCCGAGGTCTTCGGTGACCTCACCGGGGCCGAGCGCGTCTCGGTGATCGTCCCCGGGGTCGACACCGACGTACTCACCTTCGAGCGGACCCAGCGCCGTCTGACCTCCCCGGTCGGCATGGCCGAGTCGCTCTACGCGGCCCAGCGCGCGGCCCAGCCGGACAGCCGGACCGCGGTCATCGCCTGGGCCGGCTACACCGCCCCCACCGGGGTCGGCGTGGACGCCGCCACGGGCCGTATGGCCTTCGACGGCGCCGTCCTGCTGAAGTCCCTGACCGCGGCCCTGCCCGGGAACGCGAGCGTGGCGCTGTTCTGCCACAGCTACGGGTCGGTGGTCTGCGGGGTCGCGGCGCACGAGCTGCCGCGCCGGGTGACCGACGTGGTGGTGGCGGGCAGCCCCGGGATGCGCGCGGAGAACGTCGCCGGACTGCACACCTCGGCGCGGGTCTGGGCGACGCGTGACGAGGGCGACTGGATCGCGGACGTACCGCACCTGGAGGTCGGCGGGCTGGGTCACGGCGCCGATCCGGTGTCCCCGGCGTTCGGCGCGCGGCTGCTGTCCTCGGCCCGGGCCAAGAGTCACACCGGCTATTTCGCGCCAGGTACGGACTCGATGGACAACTTCGCCAGGATCGGAACCGGCGCGTTCTCTTCCGTTGTCTGCGCGACCGGGAACGATGCCTGCCGGCGAGGGATTTCCGGGACAGAGCAGGACTGA
- a CDS encoding TetR/AcrR family transcriptional regulator, whose product MVIDERSATAAPATGLRERKKRRTRNALLRAALLLFLSQGYERTTVDEITDAVHVSQRTFFRYFANKEEVVFALQELVESRFVAELHARPAAEGPFEAMRGAALAAWDSVEVALSEVVPVDLYMRSYRLIESTPALLAVHLRRSTELEERISRLIGAREGLDVDADPRPRVAVAAFCGVMRVTGRLWGRGEDTSVESIRGLTETYLDRIGPALTSSWRGPA is encoded by the coding sequence GTGGTGATCGACGAGCGGTCGGCTACGGCCGCGCCGGCGACCGGACTGCGCGAGCGCAAGAAACGGCGCACCCGGAACGCGCTGCTGCGCGCCGCCCTCCTGCTGTTCCTCTCCCAGGGATACGAACGCACCACCGTCGACGAGATCACCGACGCCGTGCACGTGTCCCAGCGCACCTTCTTCCGCTACTTCGCCAACAAGGAGGAGGTCGTCTTCGCCCTCCAGGAGCTGGTCGAGTCGCGGTTCGTGGCCGAGCTGCACGCCCGGCCGGCCGCCGAGGGGCCCTTCGAGGCCATGCGGGGCGCGGCGCTCGCCGCCTGGGACAGCGTCGAGGTGGCCCTGTCCGAGGTGGTCCCGGTCGATCTCTACATGCGCAGCTACCGGCTGATCGAGTCCACCCCGGCCCTGCTCGCCGTGCACCTGCGGCGCTCCACCGAGCTGGAGGAGCGGATCTCCCGGCTGATCGGCGCCCGCGAGGGACTGGACGTGGACGCCGATCCGAGGCCGCGGGTCGCCGTCGCCGCGTTCTGCGGCGTGATGCGGGTCACGGGACGGCTCTGGGGGCGGGGCGAGGACACCAGCGTGGAGTCGATCCGGGGGCTGACGGAGACCTACCTCGACCGGATCGGCCCGGCCCTGACCTCCAGTTGGCGCGGTCCCGCGTAG
- a CDS encoding aldo/keto reductase, producing the protein MTEHGTTLEQVELGKGGPLVGVQGLGCMGMSEFYGDTDEAAARETLEAALAAGVTLFDTADVYGRGRNEEFLAPFVAAHRDEITLATKFAMERTDDPHYRGVRNDRDYVRASVEASLRRLGVDVIDLYYMHRRDPAVPFAESVGAMAELVREGKVRHLGLSEVTGAELREAYAVHPIAALQSEWSLFSRDVERSAVGAAAELGVAIAAYSPLGRGFLTGSFADASAELSQDDFRRHQPRFNGDNAKANAALLTPVREIAGERGASPAQIALAWVQQRAAVHGLTVVPIPGTRKAARLRENTEATRITLTRAELDLLEPIAAQVAGDRYPDMSSTSVAREG; encoded by the coding sequence ATGACGGAGCACGGCACCACCCTCGAACAGGTCGAGCTCGGCAAGGGCGGCCCGCTGGTCGGCGTCCAGGGGCTCGGCTGCATGGGCATGAGCGAGTTCTACGGCGACACCGACGAGGCGGCGGCCCGGGAGACCCTTGAGGCGGCACTGGCCGCCGGGGTCACCCTCTTCGACACCGCGGACGTCTACGGGCGGGGCCGCAACGAGGAGTTCCTGGCGCCCTTCGTGGCCGCGCACCGGGACGAGATCACGCTGGCGACCAAGTTCGCCATGGAGCGCACCGACGACCCGCACTACCGGGGTGTCCGCAACGACCGCGACTACGTCCGCGCGTCCGTGGAGGCCAGCCTGCGCCGGCTCGGCGTGGACGTCATCGACCTGTACTACATGCACCGGCGCGACCCGGCCGTGCCCTTCGCCGAGTCGGTCGGCGCCATGGCGGAACTGGTGCGCGAGGGCAAGGTGCGTCACCTCGGCCTCAGCGAGGTCACCGGAGCGGAGCTGCGCGAGGCGTACGCCGTGCACCCGATCGCGGCGCTCCAGTCGGAGTGGTCGCTGTTCAGCCGGGACGTGGAGCGCAGCGCGGTGGGCGCGGCGGCGGAGCTCGGGGTGGCGATCGCCGCGTACTCCCCGCTCGGCCGCGGCTTCCTGACCGGCTCCTTCGCCGACGCGTCCGCGGAGCTGTCGCAGGACGACTTCCGGCGTCACCAGCCGCGGTTCAACGGCGACAACGCGAAGGCCAACGCGGCGCTGCTGACCCCCGTCCGGGAGATCGCGGGCGAGCGCGGGGCCAGCCCGGCGCAGATCGCCCTGGCCTGGGTGCAGCAGCGGGCGGCCGTGCACGGGCTGACCGTGGTCCCGATCCCGGGCACCCGCAAGGCCGCGCGGCTGCGCGAGAACACCGAGGCGACCCGGATCACCCTCACGCGGGCCGAGCTGGACCTGCTGGAGCCGATCGCCGCGCAGGTCGCCGGCGACCGCTACCCGGACATGAGCTCCACCTCGGTGGCCCGCGAGGGCTGA
- a CDS encoding MerR family transcriptional regulator, translating into MSQSLTQTRYTISEVEARTGLTQHTLRWYERIGLMPHVDRSHSGQRRFTDKDLDWLAFVGKLRATGMSVADMVRYAELVREGEHTVGERRELLERTRREVRSRITELTDALAVLDYKIDMYAMKTVSGKAQQ; encoded by the coding sequence ATGAGCCAGAGCCTGACGCAGACCCGGTACACGATCAGCGAGGTCGAGGCCCGGACCGGTCTGACCCAGCACACCCTGCGCTGGTACGAGCGGATCGGCCTGATGCCGCACGTGGACCGGTCCCACTCGGGCCAGCGGCGCTTCACCGACAAGGATCTCGACTGGCTTGCCTTCGTGGGCAAGCTGCGGGCCACGGGGATGTCGGTGGCAGACATGGTGCGGTACGCCGAGCTGGTCCGCGAGGGCGAGCACACGGTCGGGGAGCGCCGGGAGCTGCTGGAACGCACGCGCCGAGAGGTGCGCTCGCGGATCACGGAGCTCACGGACGCACTCGCCGTACTGGATTACAAGATCGATATGTATGCCATGAAAACGGTCTCGGGGAAGGCACAGCAATGA
- a CDS encoding DUF3052 domain-containing protein — protein sequence MSATADHAESLAARLGFQSEQVVQEIGYDEDVDQEFRDAVEKLVSELADEDYDDVADAVLLWFRDEDGDLTDALVDATELVEDGALILLLTPKTGRDGYVEASDISEAAETAGLSLAKGLPVGKEWTSTKLVTPKAAKAKR from the coding sequence GTGAGCGCGACCGCGGACCACGCGGAGAGCCTGGCCGCCCGGCTGGGTTTCCAGTCCGAACAGGTGGTCCAGGAGATCGGCTACGACGAGGACGTCGATCAGGAATTCCGTGACGCCGTCGAGAAGCTCGTCAGCGAGCTTGCCGACGAGGACTACGACGACGTCGCCGACGCGGTGCTGTTGTGGTTCCGCGACGAGGACGGCGACCTGACGGACGCCCTGGTCGACGCGACAGAGCTGGTCGAGGACGGCGCACTGATCCTGCTGCTGACCCCCAAGACGGGCCGTGACGGCTACGTCGAGGCCAGCGACATCAGCGAGGCTGCCGAGACGGCCGGCCTCTCCCTGGCCAAGGGTCTGCCCGTCGGTAAGGAGTGGACCTCCACCAAGCTGGTGACGCCCAAGGCGGCCAAGGCCAAGCGCTGA
- the aceE gene encoding pyruvate dehydrogenase (acetyl-transferring), homodimeric type, whose amino-acid sequence MASASDRNPIIIGGLPSQVPDFDPEETQEWLDSLDAAVDERGRERARYLMLRLIERAREKRVAVPEMRSTDYVNTIATRDEPFFPGNEEIERKVLNATRWNAAVMVSRAQRPGIGVGGHIATFASSASLYDVGFNHFFRGKDEGDGGDQIFFQGHASPGIYARAYLLDRLTEQQLDSFRQEKSKAPYGLSSYPHPRLMPDFWEFPTVSMGLGPLGAIYQARMNRYMEARGIADTSKSHVWAYLGDGEMDEPESLGQLSIAAREGLDNLTFVVNCNLQRLDGPVRGNGKIIQELESIFRGAGWNVIKLIWDRSWDPLLAQDRDGILVNKMNSTPDGQFQTYATESGAYIREHFFGGDQRLRAMVENMSDQQIQHLGRGGHDHKKVYAAYAAAKAHKGQPTVILAQTVKGWTLGPNFEGRNATHQMKKLTVDDLKRFRDRLHIPITDAQLEGGAPPYYHPGPKSPEIQYMHDQRSAHGGYVPTRVVRAQPLQLPDDKTYAAAKKGSGQQSIATTMAFVRILKDLMRDKEIGKRFVLIAPDEYRTFGMDAFFPSAKIYNPLGQQYEAVDRDLLLAYKESPTGQMLHDGISEAGCTASLIAAGSAYATHGEPLIPVYVFYSMFGFQRTGDQFWQMADQLARGFVLGATAGRTTLTGEGLQHADGHSQLLASTNPGCVAYDPAYGYEIAHIVKDGLRRMYGPEAEDVFYYLTVYNEPIQHPAEPADVDVDGILGGIHRVSQGTEGTIGAQLMASGVAVPWALEAQRILAADWGVRADVWSATSWNELRREAVEVEEHNLLHPEEEQRVPYVTRKLSGAEGPFVAVSDWMRAVPDQISRWVPGAYTSLGADGFGFADTRGAARRFFHIDAQSVVLATLTELARAGKVDRSVLKQAVDRYQLLDVRAADPGAAGGDA is encoded by the coding sequence GTGGCTTCCGCATCCGATCGCAATCCGATCATCATTGGCGGCCTGCCGAGTCAGGTCCCGGACTTCGATCCGGAGGAGACGCAGGAGTGGCTCGACTCGCTCGACGCCGCGGTCGACGAGCGGGGGCGTGAGCGGGCCCGCTACCTGATGCTGCGGCTGATCGAGCGGGCCCGCGAGAAGCGCGTGGCCGTGCCGGAGATGCGCAGCACGGACTACGTCAACACGATCGCCACCCGGGACGAGCCGTTCTTCCCCGGCAACGAGGAGATCGAGCGCAAGGTCCTCAACGCCACCCGCTGGAACGCGGCCGTGATGGTCTCGCGCGCCCAGCGTCCCGGGATCGGCGTCGGCGGCCACATCGCCACGTTCGCCTCCTCCGCCTCCCTCTACGACGTGGGCTTCAACCACTTCTTCCGGGGCAAGGACGAGGGTGACGGCGGCGACCAGATCTTCTTCCAGGGCCACGCCTCCCCCGGTATCTACGCCCGCGCCTACCTCCTGGACCGGCTCACCGAGCAGCAGCTCGACTCCTTCCGCCAGGAGAAGTCGAAGGCCCCGTACGGCCTCTCCAGCTACCCGCACCCGCGGCTGATGCCGGACTTCTGGGAGTTCCCGACCGTCTCGATGGGCCTCGGTCCGCTCGGTGCGATCTACCAGGCGCGGATGAACCGGTACATGGAGGCGCGCGGCATCGCGGACACCTCCAAGTCCCACGTTTGGGCGTATCTCGGCGACGGCGAGATGGACGAGCCGGAGTCGCTGGGCCAGCTGTCGATCGCCGCCCGCGAGGGTCTGGACAACCTGACCTTCGTCGTCAACTGCAACCTCCAGCGCCTCGACGGCCCGGTGCGCGGCAACGGCAAGATCATCCAGGAGCTGGAGTCGATCTTCCGGGGCGCCGGCTGGAACGTCATCAAGCTGATCTGGGACCGCTCCTGGGACCCGCTGCTGGCCCAGGACCGCGACGGCATCCTGGTCAACAAGATGAACTCCACGCCCGACGGGCAGTTCCAGACGTACGCCACCGAGTCGGGCGCGTACATCCGCGAGCACTTCTTCGGCGGCGACCAGCGGCTGCGCGCGATGGTCGAGAACATGTCCGACCAGCAGATCCAGCACCTGGGCCGCGGCGGTCACGACCACAAGAAGGTCTACGCGGCGTACGCGGCGGCCAAGGCCCACAAGGGCCAGCCGACGGTGATCCTGGCCCAGACGGTCAAGGGCTGGACGCTCGGCCCGAACTTCGAGGGCCGCAACGCCACGCACCAGATGAAGAAGCTGACGGTCGACGACCTCAAGCGCTTCCGCGACCGCCTGCACATCCCGATCACGGACGCGCAGCTGGAGGGCGGGGCTCCGCCGTACTACCACCCGGGCCCGAAGTCCCCCGAGATCCAGTACATGCACGACCAGCGCAGCGCGCACGGCGGCTACGTTCCGACGCGTGTGGTGCGCGCCCAGCCGTTGCAGCTGCCGGACGACAAGACGTACGCGGCCGCCAAGAAGGGCTCCGGGCAGCAGTCGATCGCCACGACCATGGCCTTCGTCCGCATCCTGAAGGACCTGATGCGGGACAAGGAGATCGGCAAGCGCTTCGTGCTGATCGCGCCCGACGAGTACCGCACCTTCGGTATGGACGCGTTCTTCCCGAGCGCCAAGATCTACAACCCGCTGGGCCAGCAGTACGAGGCGGTCGACCGCGACCTGCTGCTCGCGTACAAGGAGTCCCCGACCGGCCAGATGCTGCACGACGGCATCTCGGAGGCGGGCTGCACGGCCTCGCTGATCGCCGCGGGTTCGGCGTACGCGACGCACGGCGAGCCGCTGATCCCGGTCTACGTCTTCTACTCGATGTTCGGTTTCCAGCGCACGGGTGACCAGTTCTGGCAGATGGCCGACCAGCTGGCACGCGGTTTCGTCCTCGGCGCGACCGCCGGGCGGACCACCCTCACGGGTGAGGGCCTCCAGCACGCCGACGGTCACTCCCAGCTGCTGGCCTCGACGAACCCGGGCTGCGTGGCGTACGACCCGGCCTACGGCTACGAGATCGCGCACATCGTCAAGGACGGTCTGCGCCGGATGTACGGCCCGGAGGCGGAGGACGTCTTCTACTACCTGACCGTGTACAACGAGCCGATCCAGCACCCGGCCGAGCCGGCGGACGTCGACGTGGACGGCATCCTGGGCGGCATCCACCGGGTGTCGCAGGGCACCGAGGGCACGATCGGGGCCCAGCTGATGGCCTCGGGCGTGGCGGTGCCGTGGGCGCTGGAGGCGCAGCGGATCCTGGCGGCCGACTGGGGCGTCCGGGCGGACGTGTGGTCGGCGACCTCCTGGAACGAGCTGCGCCGCGAGGCGGTCGAGGTCGAGGAGCACAACCTGCTCCACCCGGAGGAGGAGCAGCGCGTCCCGTACGTGACGCGGAAGCTGTCGGGTGCGGAGGGGCCGTTCGTGGCGGTCTCGGACTGGATGCGGGCGGTGCCGGACCAGATCTCGCGGTGGGTGCCCGGCGCGTACACCTCGCTGGGTGCGGACGGCTTCGGCTTCGCGGACACCCGCGGCGCCGCGCGGCGCTTCTTCCACATCGACGCGCAGTCGGTGGTCCTGGCCACGCTCACCGAGCTCGCCCGGGCGGGGAAGGTGGACCGTTCGGTGCTGAAGCAGGCGGTCGACCGGTACCAGCTGCTGGACGTGAGGGCCGCGGACCCGGGCGCGGCGGGCGGGGACGCGTAG
- a CDS encoding potassium channel family protein gives MKEPSRQLLWERRSQTPLLLLAAAFAVAYAVPIVAPDASAGTHRACTHVEWVVWGAFAVDYLVRLALAADRRHFVRTHWLDLAAVVLPLVQPLRLLRLVATLMLVGRRARMAPQIQLTTYVAGAVVGLLMFGSLAVLSVERDAPDGNIKNLGDAVWWSFTTMTTVGYGDHSPTTGLGRVLAVGLMLSGIALLGVVTANIAAWFISRFERDDRAEMLQLAAIRELQAEVRALRGEVARLGGAPAPAPAPAPAPAPAPAPATSSSVAEAGAVVEDRAAAAAAVDLPNALAQREATSPTP, from the coding sequence ATGAAGGAACCCTCCCGCCAGCTGCTGTGGGAGCGGCGGAGCCAGACCCCGCTGCTCCTGCTCGCCGCGGCTTTCGCCGTGGCGTACGCCGTGCCCATCGTCGCCCCCGACGCGAGTGCGGGCACGCACCGGGCCTGCACCCACGTCGAATGGGTGGTGTGGGGGGCCTTCGCCGTCGACTACCTGGTCCGGCTGGCCCTCGCGGCGGACCGCAGGCACTTCGTCCGGACCCATTGGCTGGACCTGGCCGCCGTGGTGCTGCCGCTCGTGCAGCCGCTGCGCCTGCTGCGGCTGGTCGCCACTTTGATGCTGGTGGGCCGGCGGGCCCGGATGGCCCCGCAGATCCAGCTGACGACGTACGTGGCCGGGGCCGTCGTGGGGCTGCTGATGTTCGGCTCGCTGGCGGTGCTCAGCGTGGAGCGGGACGCCCCCGACGGGAACATCAAGAACCTGGGCGACGCCGTGTGGTGGTCCTTCACCACGATGACGACGGTCGGGTACGGGGACCACTCGCCCACCACCGGCCTCGGCCGGGTCCTGGCCGTCGGTCTGATGCTGTCCGGGATCGCCCTGCTCGGTGTGGTGACCGCCAACATCGCCGCGTGGTTCATCTCCCGCTTCGAGCGCGACGACCGGGCGGAGATGCTGCAGCTGGCGGCCATCCGGGAACTGCAGGCGGAGGTACGGGCGCTGCGCGGCGAGGTCGCCCGGCTGGGCGGCGCCCCGGCGCCGGCGCCGGCGCCGGCCCCGGCCCCCGCCCCGGCCCCGGCCCCGGCCACGAGCTCATCCGTGGCCGAGGCCGGAGCGGTGGTCGAGGACCGGGCCGCTGCCGCGGCCGCGGTGGACCTGCCGAACGCCCTGGCCCAGCGGGAAGCTACCTCTCCCACACCTTGA
- a CDS encoding TerD family protein, protein MGVTLAKGGNVSLSKAAPNLTRVLIGLGWDARSTTGADFDLDASALLCNSGRVLGDEYFVFYNNLKSPDGSVEHTGDNLTGEGEGDDESIIIDLTKVPAAVDKIVFPVSIHDADSRRQSFGQVSNAFIRVVNQADGQELARYDLSEDASSETAMIFGEVYRYGGEWKFRAVGQGYASGLRGIALDFGVNVS, encoded by the coding sequence ATGGGCGTCACACTCGCCAAGGGGGGCAATGTCTCCCTCTCCAAGGCCGCACCGAACCTCACCAGGGTTCTGATCGGTCTCGGATGGGACGCGCGCTCGACCACGGGAGCCGACTTCGACCTCGACGCCAGCGCGCTACTGTGCAACAGCGGCCGGGTGCTGGGGGACGAGTACTTCGTCTTCTACAACAACCTGAAGAGCCCCGACGGCTCCGTCGAACACACAGGGGACAACCTCACCGGCGAGGGTGAAGGCGACGACGAGTCGATCATCATCGACCTCACCAAGGTGCCGGCGGCCGTGGACAAGATCGTCTTCCCGGTCTCGATCCACGACGCGGACTCCCGCAGGCAGAGCTTCGGCCAGGTCAGCAATGCCTTCATCCGTGTGGTGAACCAGGCCGACGGTCAGGAACTGGCCCGCTACGACCTGTCCGAGGATGCGTCCAGCGAGACCGCGATGATCTTCGGCGAGGTCTACCGGTACGGGGGCGAATGGAAGTTCCGGGCGGTGGGGCAGGGGTACGCGTCGGGCCTCCGAGGCATCGCTCTAGACTTCGGGGTCAACGTTTCGTAA
- a CDS encoding DUF4429 domain-containing protein, with protein sequence MCRMGDVLAGNHAVWEFDSDSVLIRFARGIRTPRLPRLWHALGSRRIPLEAVSAVTVTVTGGKRDTVVLRAVPRPGADPLMEAAAGQLKEACDPYRLVLPGDRAPAAAAFAEELRSRLGPDAAEPSARFLVDVPQPPLHLKAYDARVGFDGSAVTFQWSRTGASTSKWKAGDQRFPLAALTGVEWCSPEGPGGHLRLLQRDTTGDPRPDHDLAAAVFGTGYGAVHESLPFAAAVLAALRARTPVAAVPRARSGDDRLRHLSELHTAGLLTDAEYAALRDRFAAESL encoded by the coding sequence ATGTGCCGCATGGGTGACGTACTGGCCGGAAACCATGCCGTCTGGGAGTTCGACTCGGACTCGGTGCTCATCCGCTTCGCACGGGGGATCAGAACGCCGAGGCTGCCGAGACTCTGGCATGCCCTGGGCTCACGCCGGATTCCTCTCGAAGCGGTGTCCGCCGTGACAGTGACCGTGACCGGAGGCAAACGGGACACGGTGGTTCTGCGTGCCGTCCCGCGGCCGGGCGCGGATCCGCTGATGGAGGCTGCCGCCGGGCAGCTCAAGGAGGCCTGCGACCCGTACCGGCTGGTGCTGCCGGGCGACCGGGCGCCGGCCGCCGCCGCCTTCGCCGAGGAGCTGCGGTCCCGGCTCGGACCGGATGCCGCGGAACCGTCCGCGCGCTTCCTCGTCGACGTGCCGCAGCCGCCGCTGCACCTGAAGGCGTACGACGCCCGGGTGGGCTTCGACGGCTCGGCGGTCACCTTCCAGTGGTCCCGTACCGGCGCCTCCACCAGCAAGTGGAAGGCGGGCGACCAGCGCTTCCCGCTGGCCGCGCTCACCGGCGTCGAGTGGTGCTCCCCGGAGGGCCCCGGCGGGCACCTGCGGCTGCTGCAGCGGGACACCACCGGTGATCCCCGCCCGGACCACGACCTGGCGGCGGCCGTCTTCGGCACGGGCTACGGAGCGGTGCACGAGTCGCTGCCGTTCGCCGCGGCCGTCCTGGCCGCCCTGCGCGCGCGTACCCCGGTCGCCGCCGTGCCGCGGGCCCGCTCCGGCGACGACCGGCTGCGGCACCTGAGCGAGCTGCACACGGCGGGGCTGCTCACCGACGCGGAGTACGCGGCGCTGCGGGACCGGTTCGCCGCCGAGTCCCTCTAA
- a CDS encoding TerD family protein: protein MGVSLSKGGNVSLTKAAPNLTAVIVGLGWDARTTTGVDFDLDASAILTSDQGKVTSDANFVFFNNLKSPDGSVEHTGDNTTGEGEGDDEAIKVNLAGVPADVAKIVFPVSIYEAESRQQSFGQVRNAYIRVVNQADNSELARYDLSEDASTETAMVFGELYRNGAEWKFRAIGQGYASGLRGIAQDFGVNV from the coding sequence GTGGGAGTCAGCCTCAGCAAGGGCGGCAACGTCTCGCTGACCAAGGCCGCGCCTAACCTGACGGCGGTCATCGTCGGTCTGGGCTGGGATGCTCGCACCACCACCGGTGTCGACTTCGACCTCGACGCCAGCGCGATCCTGACCAGCGACCAGGGCAAGGTCACCAGCGACGCGAACTTCGTCTTCTTCAACAACCTGAAGAGCCCCGACGGCTCGGTGGAGCACACCGGCGACAACACCACCGGTGAGGGCGAGGGCGACGACGAGGCGATCAAGGTCAACCTGGCCGGCGTCCCCGCCGACGTTGCCAAGATCGTCTTCCCCGTCTCGATCTACGAGGCCGAGAGCCGCCAGCAGAGCTTCGGCCAGGTCCGCAACGCGTACATCCGCGTGGTGAACCAGGCCGACAACAGCGAGCTCGCGCGCTACGACCTCTCCGAGGACGCCTCGACCGAGACCGCCATGGTCTTCGGCGAGCTGTACCGCAACGGTGCGGAGTGGAAGTTCCGTGCCATCGGCCAGGGTTACGCATCGGGCCTGCGCGGCATCGCGCAGGACTTCGGCGTCAACGTCTGA
- a CDS encoding peptidase inhibitor family I36 protein — MRTSRSPRATTTTTLAATVLALTVLIPSTATTAHAAGPPALGACATGQLCLWAKPEFKGTRWTHELSTLDINSCTALPAGTSAQSLTNRTGRPVTTYQSAECAETGEFQTYPGDGVWLPQSPYQVRAFKVWER, encoded by the coding sequence ATGCGTACGAGTCGAAGCCCCCGCGCCACCACCACGACCACCCTCGCCGCGACCGTCCTGGCCCTCACCGTCCTCATCCCGAGTACGGCCACCACGGCGCACGCCGCGGGCCCGCCGGCCCTCGGGGCCTGCGCGACCGGGCAGCTGTGCCTGTGGGCGAAACCGGAGTTCAAGGGCACCCGCTGGACGCACGAGCTGAGCACCCTGGACATCAACAGCTGCACCGCGCTGCCGGCCGGGACCAGCGCCCAGTCGCTCACCAACCGCACCGGGCGCCCGGTGACCACCTACCAGTCGGCCGAGTGCGCGGAGACGGGCGAGTTCCAGACCTACCCGGGCGACGGGGTCTGGCTGCCCCAGTCGCCCTACCAGGTGCGGGCGTTCAAGGTGTGGGAGAGGTAG